One Luteolibacter flavescens DNA segment encodes these proteins:
- a CDS encoding LysR family transcriptional regulator: MELRQLELLVSVIESGSLTAAAAKCHLSQPAISQQIQALEEEIGEPLLIRRARGVEPTTAGRTVAEHAQRLLAERDKLRDAFADRRELRHGRVSLGIIPTIAPYLLPQWLGPFRERFPGIAIAISESRTEELIAQVVEGRIEFAVLSDVPEHDRQKWSLQVRELFREPLLLAAPANHVLATRKAAPLPTDLKAEELIHLKGGHCLSDRTLRLCRIREPDPGLQCDQLGTALSMVAAGLGITVIPKLATRNRALDGIVTRPFAGKGLHRVIALMKRRGSKDTPAAAELLRMLSA; the protein is encoded by the coding sequence ATGGAACTCCGCCAGCTCGAGCTGCTCGTGAGCGTCATCGAGTCCGGCTCGCTGACGGCCGCGGCGGCGAAGTGCCACCTCTCCCAGCCAGCCATCAGCCAGCAGATCCAGGCGCTGGAGGAAGAGATCGGCGAGCCGCTGCTGATCCGCCGTGCCCGCGGGGTGGAGCCGACGACCGCGGGACGAACGGTGGCCGAGCACGCGCAGCGCCTGCTGGCCGAGCGCGACAAGCTGCGCGATGCCTTCGCCGACCGTCGCGAGCTTCGGCACGGGCGCGTGTCGCTCGGCATCATCCCGACCATCGCGCCCTACCTGCTGCCGCAGTGGCTGGGGCCTTTCCGCGAGCGCTTCCCCGGCATCGCCATCGCGATCTCCGAGTCGCGCACGGAAGAGCTGATCGCTCAAGTCGTCGAGGGCCGCATCGAATTCGCCGTGCTGAGCGACGTGCCGGAGCACGATCGCCAGAAGTGGTCGCTCCAGGTGCGCGAGCTTTTCCGCGAGCCGCTGCTCCTCGCAGCTCCCGCGAATCACGTGCTCGCCACGCGCAAGGCCGCGCCCTTGCCCACCGACCTGAAGGCCGAGGAGCTGATCCATCTGAAAGGCGGGCATTGCCTCTCCGACCGCACGCTACGCCTGTGCCGCATCCGCGAGCCCGACCCCGGGCTGCAGTGCGACCAGCTCGGCACCGCGCTCTCGATGGTGGCCGCCGGGCTGGGCATCACCGTGATCCCGAAGCTGGCCACGCGGAATCGCGCGCTGGATGGCATCGTCACCCGCCCCTTCGCCGGGAAGGGCCTGCACCGCGTGATCGCGCTGATGAAGCGCCGTGGCAGCAAGGACACGCCGGCAGCGGCAGAGCTACTGCGCATGCTGTCGGCGTGA